A single window of Alosa alosa isolate M-15738 ecotype Scorff River chromosome 11, AALO_Geno_1.1, whole genome shotgun sequence DNA harbors:
- the ptdss2 gene encoding phosphatidylserine synthase 2, with protein sequence MAKPESKRGAMAFVAGRPAATPEDQVNNGSLDPSPSSGSHDASHTPVPASKSKSGKQTSKENLSRRTTESEVFDDGTNTFFWRAHTVTVLFILTCALVYVTLLEETPQDTAYNTKRGIIASILVFLCFGVTQAKDGPFTRPHPAYWRFWLCVTVVYELFLIFILFQTVHDGRQFMKYIDPKLGVPLPERDYGGNCHVYDPDNTTDPFHNLWDKMDGFVPAHFLGWYIKTLMIRDWWMCMIISVMFEFLEYSLEHQLPNFSECWWDHWIMDVLVCNGLGIYCGMKTLGWLSMKPYQWQGLWNIPTYKGKIKRIAFQFTPYSWVKFEWKPASNLRRWLAVLGIIFMFLLAELNTFYLKFVLWMPPEHYLVLLRLVFFVNVGGVAMREIYDFMDDPKFHKKLGQQAWLVAAITVTEFLIVVKYDLHTITLPIPFIVTQCWILGIVIIFTWTLWRFFIR encoded by the exons ATGGCGAAACCTGAGTCGAAAAGAGGTGCCATGGCCTTTGTGGCCGGAAGACCTGCTGCAACACCGGAGGACCAGGTCAACAACGGGTCACTTGATCCGTCACCGTCCTCCGGTTCTCACGACGCATCACATACCCCAGTGCCAGCCAGCAAGTCTAAATCTGGTAAACAGACGTCTAAGGAAAACCTGTCGCGGCGGACAACCGAGAGTGAAGTATTCGACGACGGGACCAACACATTTTTCTG GAGAGCACACACAGTCACGGTGCTGTTCATCCTCACCTGTGCCCTTGTGTACGTCACACTGCTGGAGGAGACACCACAGGACACGGCGTACAACACCAAAAG GGGGATTATTGCCAGCATTCTGGTGTTCCTCTGTTTTGGAGTGACCCAAGCCAAGGATGGACCCTTCACCAGACCACACCCAG CCTACTGGCGGTTCTGGCTGTGCGTCACGGTGGTCTATGAACTCTTCCTCATCTTTATCCTTTTTCAG ACGGTGCACGACGGACGGCAGTTCATGAAGTACATCGATCCCAAGCTGGGCGTGCCTTTGCCGGAGAGGGACTATGGCGGCAACTGCCATGTCTATGATCCGGACAACACCACCGACCCCTTCCACAACCTCTGG GACAAGATGGATGGCTTCGTTCCGGCACATTTCCTTGGCTGGTACATTAAG ACCCTGATGATCCGAGACTGGTGGATGTGCATGATCATCAGTGTCATGTTTGAGTTCCTGGAGTACAGCTTGGAGCATCAGCTGCCCAACTTCTCTGAATGCTGGTGGGATCAT TGGATAATGGATGTGTTGGTGTGCAATGGCCTGGGAATCTACTGTGGGATGAAAACGCTGGGCTGGCTCTCTATGAAGCCATACCAGTGGCAGGGACTGTGGAACATCCCCACATACAA AGGGAAGATCAAGCGTATAGCCTTTCAGTTCACACCCTACAGCTGGGTAAAATTTGAGTGGAAGCCTGCATCAAACCTTCGTCGCTGGCTAGCAGTACTTGGCATCATTTtcatg TTCCTGCTGGCCGAGCTCAACACCTTCTACCTGAAGTTCGTGCTGTGGATGCCTCCGGAGCACTACCTGGTGTTGCTGCGCCTCGTGTTCTTCGTCAACGTGGGTGGGGTGGCCATGAGGGAGATCTACGACTTCATGGATGACCC GAAGTTCCATAAAAAGCTGGGCCAGCAGGCATGGCTGGTGGCGGCCATCACTGTCACTGAGTTCCTCATTGTGGTGAAGTACGACCTCCACACCATCACACTTCCCATCCCCTTCATCGTCACGCAGTGTTGGATTCTGGGGATTGTCATCATCTTCACCTGGACACTGTGGCGCTTCTTTATCCggtaa
- the cdkn1cb gene encoding cyclin-dependent kinase inhibitor 1C, with protein sequence MTNVQISTSTLERLLARRTFPLHARTGVCRNLFGPVDHDELNREMKSKLREISELDQRKWNFNFERDEPLRGDYEWEESPLETSPAFYHESAQIGRSRVVLPVNPSVDSRPRDCTAQDAPVHCEDRLAGSEVSAPCSSEVNQENCADTLNSGKRSRKVNPNSRRKRSTASDLTTTHITDFYVKRRRTMGAKPGENVCQQSSTPLPIEQTPRKRIR encoded by the exons ATGACTAACGTTCAAATTTCCACCAGCACCTTGGAGCGCTTGTTGGCAAGGAGGACCTTCCCTCTTCACGCTCGCACGGGCGTTTGTCGGAATCTCTTTGGACCGGTGGATCACGACGAGCTAAACCGGGAGATGAAATCCAAACTCCGAGAAATCTCCGAATTGGACCAGCGAAAGTGGAACTTTAATTTCGAGAGAGACGAGCCTTTGCGTGGAGATTACGAGTGGGAGGAAAGCCCGTTAGAAACCTCGCCTGCTTTCTATCATGAATCTGCGCAAATTGGGCGAAGCCGAGTTGTTCTGCCAGTCAACCCATCCGTGGACTCGAGACCACGGGACTGTACTGCTCAGGATGCACCTGTACATTGCGAGGACCGTCTTGCTGGTTCCGAAGTCAGCGCTCCCTGTTCAAGCGAAGTGAACCAGGAGAACTGTGCGGATACGCTCAACTCAGGGAAAAGGTCTCGTAAAGTAAACCCCAACAGCAGGCGAAAAAGATCTACTGCCAGTGATCtcaccacaacacacatcacag ACTTCTACGTGAAAAGGAGACGAACGATGGGTGCGAAGCCAGGTGAAAATGTTTGCCAGCAGTCTTCGACCCCACTCCCAATCGAGCAAACTCCACGCAAGAGAATTCGCTGA